In the genome of Triticum urartu cultivar G1812 chromosome 5, Tu2.1, whole genome shotgun sequence, one region contains:
- the LOC125511431 gene encoding uncharacterized protein LOC125511431, which translates to MAYSGDRRPSPPPPPQPHATLSYLSPSAAPFTVGRTRGAATPDPVPNAPANPSPYPDLRTAPSLYDSWVEPPASYMDLEAGAAAGYRGFANSDGFLVSENTHNGLYTGNHFGTTVQQPHPFTTCSSEWMEEKYPGIYQRTSKALPSDFGSSVIHQPSGSPNMFACLDKKPCSTPQPVNQHSPYSAYDNYTAHLPSSSTYPLDYNLSMPPVSASPEVCATTKSLSPTTDGHILESAFSSPYINPCRLNLDYFDSMQNEQKDLFGHQTAYKHYGDWSNSDNGTRIMGSYPLSRRGVGENYPLGESSETGRPVQPGTYPLNRHGVGENYLSGDTSESGRPVQPSSEVKSGFKSLQASCSNISPSEHAFSQPRDLFIEPLEVNNPVVDSPCWKGTPTVLQSSFGVKNDEAPFSANGSGDLHDLHQSKKLSEFGTSNSVLFPKCHDTSNPESDSCLPYYVNCLSSFSLPSGCKKSEGHSDAQPSIVGDFDGMARSSHPSYVSVDQGTRRENHVICKTGDNSENGVTPGQQGGVFLGKRTFEPIVLGRDFASHVVGMNEDSGKKVSSNVDAAPIAKVRSLTKESLQGNTCVHKAVATLEGLYSEMPVKKGLEHLSHCSAGVEELVKISSDKVTRRSKTQEDLIKSIYNISVVLLSTCDGGYELEESEHALVQSTIHNLSSLSSKISKAALKNDDVNGNCCQTNTRCHGKNHQPEKFDGLDWENIGADFRAFILEDLTKLPEENVIGDTKDAQMLIYKNLWIEAEASMCKLKYELQLARMKLATKHCNQQTAAAPADSLGEAKASNLPKHKNSVCFEGIAGSSKQQNHVKERNIGNAALLPQGGDKVDADVFARLKVLKLRDESINCSRQVNAELQKGTSNYNRTDVVDDTVFDNAVDDRITSLVEDIIKERSEASSSEGGEADGATIAALNDFTSCNNNTGPLDEDTNIEQLESSESKIHGAFMAKLKDLMFCSDDVSSSNEGNAHQLQTASKNEFGQLEDVVMARLQVLKRREGNNSSAVNDGQEAFHSDDWAGHFETKHFGRGAHDELVQKTDLPDDAGSRAQSDEVDSKTASQYVSALLEESPIVSAPAEPASAQMHDEQLSNSPPEWEHVLKEDFFLPGNHLK; encoded by the exons ATGGCGTACTCCGGCGATcgccggccctccccgccgccgcccccgcagCCGCACGCGACCCTCTCCTACCTCTCCCCGTCCGCGGCGCCCTTCACCGTCGGCCGTACCCGCGGGGCCGCGACCCCCGATCCGGTCCCCAACGCCCCCGCTAACCCTAGCCCCTACCCCGACCTCCGCACCGCGCCGTCGCTGTACGACTCCTGGGTCGAGCCTCCCGCGAGCTACATGGATCTGGAGGCCGGCGCAGCGGCCGGGTACCGAG GTTTTGCTAATTCTGATGGGTTTCTGGTTTCTGAGAATACACACAATGGCTTATACACTGGGAATCATTTTGGTACCACCGTGCAGCAGCCACATCCCTTCACAACATGCAGCTCCGAGTGGATGGAAGAGAAGTATCCTGGAATTTACCAAAGAACGTCAAAGGCCCTCCCAAGTGATTTTGGGTCATCAGTTATCCATCAGCCTTCTGGTTCTCCTAACATGTTTGCTTGCTTAGATAAAAAACCCTGTTCCACACCTCAGCCCGTGAATCAGCATTCCCCGTATTCTGCTTATGATAACTACACGGCACATCTTCCATCATCCTCAACATATCCATTGGATTACAACCTGTCCATGCCACCTGTTTCTGCCTCACCTGAAGTATGCGCTACAACAAAATCATTGTCACCCACAACAGATGGCCATATATTGGAAAGTGCATTTTCCTCACCATATATAAACCCTTGCAGATTAAATCTTGATTATTTTGACTCCATGCAGAATGAACAGAAAGACCTCTTTGGACATCAGACTGCTTATAAACATTATGGTGACTGGAGTAACTCTGACAATGGTACGAGAATAATGGGAAGCTATCCACTTAGTAGACGTGGAGTTGGAGAGAACTATCCTTTGGGTGAGAGTTCAGAAACTGGGAGGCCTGTGCAGCCAGGAACCTATCCACTTAACAGACATGGAGTTGGAGAGAACTATCTTTCAGGTGACACTTCTGAATCTGGGAGACCTGTGCAGCCTTCATCAGAAGTGAAGTCTGGTTTCAAGAGCTTACAAGCATCATGTTCCAATATCTCTCCTTCAGAACATGCATTTTCTCAGCCTCGTGACCTTTTCATCGAGCCACTTGAAGTAAATAATCCTGTTGTTGATTCTCCTTGTTGGAAAGGGACACCAACTGTACTCCAGTCATCATTTGGTGTGAAAAATGATGAAGCTCCTTTTTCTGCTAATGGCTCAGGTGACCTCCATGATTTGCACCAAAGCAAGAAGCTTTCTGAGTTTGGTACAAGTAATTCTGTGTTATTTCCCAAGTGTCATGACACATCAAATCCCGAGAGTGATTCGTGTCTACCTTACTACGTAAATTGTCTTTCTTCATTCAGTCTGCCTTCAGGGTGTAAAAAATCTGAAGGTCATAGTGATGCACAACCATCCATTGTTGGGGATTTCGATGGTATGGCTAGGTCTAGCCACCCTAGTTATGTATCTGTAGATCAAGGCACCAGAAGAGAAAACCACGTGATCTGTAAGACAGGAGACAATTCCGAAAATGGAGTAACACCAGGTCAACAGGGAGGTGTTTTTCTTGGCAAAAGAACATTTGAACCCATAGTGTTAGGCAGAGACTTCGCCAGTCATGTTGTGGGCATGAATGAAGATTCTGGTAAGAAAGTTTCAAGCAATGTTGATGCAGCTCCAATTGCAAAGGTTAGGAGTTTAACAAAAGAAAGTCTACAAGGAAATACTTGTGTCCATAAAGCTGTGGCAACATTGGAAGGTCTGTACTCGGAGATGCCTGTGAAGAAAGGTCTGGAGCATTTATCCCATTGCAGTGCTGGTGTTGAGGAGTTGGTGAAGATATCTTCAGATAAAGTTACCCGCAGATCCAAGACTCAAGAAGACTTAATCAAGTCAATTTATAATATCTCAGTAGTGCTTCTATCTACTTGCGATGGTGGTTATGAGTTGGAGGAATCTGAACATGCACTTGTTCAATCTACAATACACAATCTCAGTTCTTTGAGTTCCAAGATAAGCAAG GCTGCATTAAAAAATGATGATGTCAATGGAAACTGCTGCCAAACAAATACAAGGTGCCATGGAAAGAATCATCAGCCTGAGAAGTTTGATGGACTTGACTGGGAGAACATTGGTGCAGATTTTAGAGCTTTTATTTTGGAG GATCTTACTAAACTTCCAGAAGAGAATGTCATTGGTGATACTAAAGATGCACAAATGCTGATATATAAGAATCTATGGATTGAAGCTGAAGCTTCCATGTGTAAACTCAAGTATGAACTGCAACTTGCCCGCATGAAACTTGCGACAAAACATTGCAATCAGCAAACAG CTGCAGCACCTGCCGATTCATTAGGAGAAGCCAAAGCCTCTAACCTGCCCAAACACAAGAACTCTGTATGTTTTGAAGGGATTGCTGGTTCTAGCAAACAACAAAACCATGTGAAAGAGCGCAATATCGGCAATGCAGCCTTGCTACCTCAGGGAGGTGATAAGGTTGATGCTGATGTCTTTGCTCGACTGAAAGTTCTGAAGCTCCGTGATGAGAGTATAAATTGCTCCCGTCAGGTCAATGCTGAGCTGCAGAAGGGAACAAGTAATTATAACAGGACAGATGTTGTTGATGACACTGTTTTTGATAATGCTGTTGACGATAGGATAACTTCTTTAGTGGAGGACATCATCAAAGAGCGTTCAGAAGCAAGCAGCAGTGAAGGTGGTGAAGCTGATGGTGCTACCATTGCTGCACTTAACGATTTCACAAGCTGTAACAACAATACAGGCCCATTGGATGAGGACACCAACATAGAGCAGTTAGAATCTAGTGAAAGCAAAATCCATGGCGCTTTTATGGCTAAGCTCAAAGATTTGATGTTCTGTAGTGATGATGTAAGTTCATCAAACGAGGGCAATGCTCATCAGCTCCAAACAGCAAGCAAGAATGAATTCGGTCAGCTTGAAGACGTGGTTATGGCCAGGCTGCAAGTCCTGAAAAGGCGTGAAGGTAACAATAGCAGCGCTGTGAACGATGGACAAGAGGCTTTCCATTCTGATGATTGGGCGGGTCACTTTGAAACAAAACATTTCGGTCGAGGGGCGCATGATGAGCTAGTCCAGAAGACTGATTTGCCTGACGATGCTGGGTCCAGGGCCCAATCTGATGAAGTGGATAGCAAAACTGCCAGCCAGTACGTCAGTGCATTGCTTGAAGAGTCTCCTATTGTCTCAGCACCAGCGGAACCTGCAAGTGCGCAAATGCATGACGAGCAGCTAAGCAACTCACCCCCGGAATGGGAGCATGTGCTGAAGGAGGACTTCTTCCTCCCAGGAAACCATTTGAAGTGA